In the genome of Phaeodactylum tricornutum CCAP 1055/1 chromosome 18, whole genome shotgun sequence, one region contains:
- a CDS encoding hypotheticalal protein (hypothetical protein with similarities to glyoxylate/hydroxypyruvate reductase (D-isomer-specific 2-hydroxy acid dehydrogenase superfamily)), with translation MASLCDVLLPMCPLNKHTTHVIDAKVLNRLRPDAGLINMARGKVVDTDALTAALQEGKIQYAILDTTFPEPLPTNHPLWSISNCFILPHFATNT, from the coding sequence ATGGCCAGCTTGTGCGATGTCCTACTTCCCATGTGCCCGCTGAACAAACACACGACTCACGTCATTGACGCCAAGGTACTCAATCGGCTGCGTCCCGACGCCGGTCTCATCAACATGGCCCGTGGCAAGGTTGTCGACACCGACGCACTCACGGCAGCCTTGCAGGAAGGCAAAATCCAGTACGCGATTCTTGATACAACCTTCCCCGAGCCGCTACCAACCAATCACCCGCTCTGGAGCATTTCCAATTGTTTCATTTTGCCCCATTTTGCCACCAACACT
- a CDS encoding predicted protein, translating to MNSSAPSSTSENKISEVMARAPPPVHSSIFVAVTLAILLNSLPAWKDFDEAATVGAFTNVLFPEYISVLSLAWIRLGIAILIFATSLATIFGDGWIQETPYQPSSRLKATQFPMKGWKTMLPFTSVSWNLVGLCFLINAVIAFQVDAIQRQSKILLMFAPDQWILRVALLLWEASAPYTILVTSVVRYVIWPAEIRFDNDTSVLKQTRLLLMHNANVLVVLIESALLSGLPVQWEHVGVAPVIGLAYVVFSWSIARHWTAKEHGPQFLYHFLDTTLPGYESTMALAALLLVLIVSFAVFCASEELLQIAGSSIYAHCGFVIVTSSLVMRFRD from the coding sequence ATGAACTCGTCGGCACCATCTTCCACGAGCGAAAACAAAATTAGTGAGGTTATGGCGCGGGCTCCTCCTCCAGTCCATTCATCGATATTTGTCGCCGTCACCCTAGCTATTCTTTTAAACTCCTTGCCAGCATGGAAAGATTTCGACGAAGCAGCAACCGTTGGAGCATTCACCAATGTTTTGTTTCCCGAATACATCTCAGTGCTGTCGTTGGCGTGGATAAGATTGGGCATCGCGATCCTTATATTTGCCACATCACTAGCAACCATCTTCGGGGATGGTTGGATTCAAGAAACGCCGTACCAACCTTCATCCCGTCTCAAAGCTACACAATTTCCCATGAAAGGATGGAAGACGATGCTTCCATTTACAAGCGTTTCTTGGAATCTAGTCGGCCTGTGCTTTCTTATCAACGCCGTAATTGCCTTTCAAGTCGATGCCATACAACGTCAGTCCAAAATTCTACTTATGTTTGCCCCGGATCAATGGATTCTGCGAGTTGCTCTGTTACTTTGGGAAGCCTCAGCACCATACACTATTCTCGTCACCTCTGTTGTGCGGTACGTAATATGGCCCGCTGAAATACGCTTTGACAACGATACAAGCGTCTTGAAGCAAACGCGTTTACTCCTTATGCACAACGCCAACGTTCTGGTAGTGCTGATTGAATCAGCTTTACTTAGTGGACTACCTGTTCAATGGGAGCATGTAGGAGTGGCGCCAGTGATAGGACTAGCATATGTTGTCTTCAGTTGGAGCATAGCGCGACATTGGACTGCAAAGGAGCACGGCCCACAATTTCTTTACCACTTCCTTGATACCACCTTGCCGGGCTACGAGTCCACTATGGCTTTGGCCGCGCTACTATTGGTCCTCATTGTATCATTTGCAGTGTTTTGCGCATCTGAGGAGCTCCTCCAAATAGCCGGAAGCAGTATTTATGCGCATTGCGGGTTTGTGATTGTGACGTCGAGTCTTGTAATGCGTTTTCGCGACTAA